CCTTACCTGAATATTTTTACCCGCAAAACTGTGAAATATCTGGTTGTGCTTGTGTTTGTGGTGATCATCCAGTTTTTTATTGTTCCCACTGCTATTCAGGAAATGGAACTGAGTACTATTGATACTTTCTGGAGCAACAGTACCTCGCTGGAAGATACCAGTTCTGCCGGTCACTTTGAAAGTCTGGACAGAGGTTATAAAATTGCATGGGAGAACATTGGAAACGGTATTGGCTTAGGGAAAGTTGGGGCACATACTGCCGCATTTTTTGATAACGCACTGGTTATCGAATCCGGGTACTTATCAGTAATTATTGAACTTGGCTTAATGACTGCCGTATTTGTATACCTGTCATTTCCACTGGTGCATTATAAAAAAGGCTCACTGTCTACCGTCATTATCCTGGTTTACCTTGCGGTGTCCTTCCTTTTGCCTCTAATCTATTACGTAGAATTATCCCTGTTAATTCTCATCACTATTGAAGCGCTAAATAACGAAAAGAAAATATATGTTGATCATAGTAGGAAGTCCATGGCAAGCTCTTTTGGCTAAGAGCTATATTCTCAAGGAGAATATAACTGACCCGCAATACATCATTGAGAAATCATCTCCGAAATCATTCGCAGAGATTATAAAAATACTCGATGCCGAACAGGATTCGATCCGTATGATTATTGAATGGTCGCAACTCTCTGTGCTTTCCAGGGCGAAAGCTAACATCGCATCCTCCTATATTGATGCGGTTAAGCAGGCCCTGCAACACGATTACTTTAAAACTGTAGAAACGATCCTGGTCTTTTCTGAGCAAACCGTTCTCTTTAAAATCATTTATGATCTTTTTGGGGATGATAAAACTTATATCAAATCAGAAGACGGGATCCTGGACTATCTTCCGGAACTTAAACACCACAGTTTGTTAAAACAGATTGCCGGATATCTGTTCATCCAGTCGAAAGTTAAATATTACGTCTATAAAAACTATTATCCTGTGTTCAGCCAGGTGATCATGTTCAGTAAGGTTGAAGAAGTGAGCCCGGAGCGTTATGTTCCACTGGCGAGCCTTAAAAAAGAATTCCTGACCGTTTTAAAAACGGCGTATCAGATTACCGAAGGAAGTGATACTTTCAAAGGTAAAGATGTGCTGCTGCTTTGCCAGTCTCTCTCCGAAGATAAAGTTGTTCCTCTGGAAGAAGAGCTGAAATTGTATGAGAAATTTATTCAACGTTGTAACGACTTAAAAATGACGGTGATTATCAAACCTCATCCACGGTCGTGCCCGGAAAAAATTGAAGCTCTAAGTAAGCTCACCTCCAACCGGGTGGAGTTTTTTGAAGATTATGGCATTCCGGCCGAATCCATGTTGCTGAACGGGAAATTTAAAGAAGTTGTCGGCGTTTATTCTAATACCATTATCTATGCCCATGAATTTTTTGGCGTTAAAGGGATTTCTTTACTCACCCCGCAAATGATTGAGCGGTTGGCCCGTAAAGAAAAAAAGAAATTTACTTATATCTACGCGCAGTTAAGAAAGTATTTTAGTAATGAATATACTGTTTTCCAATAGCTTATGAATTTGACATCGTTTCTTCCTCTTAAGATGAACATTGCGATCCTGGCGATTGCGATCATCCCGTTTACCGGCGGCTTTCAAAGCAGCCCAAAAGAAAAACCAGCTGCTGATATTAAATTAGGAGCTTATTATTTTGACGGATGGACTGGAAAATATGCACAGCATATCAGCCCTAAACTAATGAACTCCTTTGCGAACAGGAAACCAAAATGGGGCTGGATCACAAGCTCTCAGAGCGTTGTTGACCAGCAGATTACAGCGGCCTCCAATGCGGGGCTTTCTTTCTTTAGTTTCTGCTGGTATTATAGCGGGAAAGACAAATTTAAAACAGAGCCCCTGAATAATGCATTGAAGTATTTTCAAAAGTCTGCCAATACCAGTAAAATGGAATACTGCCTGATGGTGGCTAACCATAAAGGATTTGAAATAGGTACAGCTGACTGGAGTACGGTCCAGGCAGAATGGGTAAAGCAATTTAAAACGCCAAACTATTTAAAAGTAAATGGTAAACCGCTGCTTATCATTTTCTCAGTCGAGAATCTCATTAAAGATCTGGGGTCAGCAGATGCTGTTAAAAGTGCTTTTCAGGACTTAAAAACTGCTGCAACAGCTGGCGGGTTAAGCGGTGTAACCATGGCCGCCTGTATTTCTGGTGATGCACGGAGCATCAAACAAGCAGAAGATTGTGGCTTTGATATCCTGACTGGCTATAACCAGCATAGCGCAGGTTTTACGGCGAAAACTACACAGATTCCTATTGACAGCATGCGGACTGCCGAGAAAAGGTTATGGAACAGGGTTGCTAAAATCAGTGACCTGCCCTATATCCCTGTATCCACCCTGAACTGGGACCCAAGACCTTGGGCAGCAGCAAATAATGCCTATGATTCCGCTCCTTATTTTGTCGGTTATTCTGAAAAATCAGTTTATAACTCCGTTTCCGGAATGATGACCTGGATGAATAAAAATACAGCACATACAACCAAAGAAAACATTGCACTGCTTTACGCATGGAATGAAAACGGAGAAGGTGCCTATCTGACTCCCTCTGCAAAAGGGCCAAACTTCCTCAGGGGACTACAAAAAGCTTTAAATAAACAATAATGAGTTTGATACAAAAAAAGATAAGAATTCTGCTCGACGCACATATTTTTGATCATTCTTTTCAGGGTACCGCTACTTACATGTATGGATTATATTCTGCGCTGGTAGAATTCGAAGGACTCGAAATCTCTTTATGCGCAAATGACCTTCAGCATTTAAAAGCACTGTTTCCTGATCCAAGATTTCAATTTGTACAATTGAATGCAGGCTCAAGCATCAAAAGACTGCTGACCGAATATCCTAAACTAATCAAAGAAGGGAAATATGACTATGCGCACTTCCAATATATAGTCCCCTTTGTTAAAAACTGTAAATTCATCAATACCGTTCACGACCTGCTGTTTTTAGAATTTAAACAATATTTTCCCTGGTCTTACCGCATGAGCAGAAAGGTGCTTTTTTGGGCTTCTGCTAAAAGATCAGATATTGTATTGACGGTTTCAGAATATTCACGAATTGATGTTTCTAAAAAGTTCCTGATTGCTAAAGAACAGATTCATGTAACCCCGAATGCCGTTACGGTAAGCCCGGGGAAGGTCGGATCCGAAATTAATATCAAAGCGAAATATGGCATCGAGAAATATATCCTGTTCGTCAGCCGCTTTGAGCCCAGAAAAAATCACAGTGGACTGTTAAACGCTTTCCTGAATTTAAAGCTCTACGAACAAGGTTATAACCTTGTTTTTATCGGGAGTAAAAAAGAGAAAATTGAGCAAGATGCTTTTGATGAATTGCAAATGCTGATCAATGACGATAACCGGAAATATATCCACTTTCTGGAAGGCATCAGCTGGCCGGATCTGAATGCATTCTATCAGCAGGCAGAAGTCTTTGCTTTTCCATCCCTAGCAGAAGGTTTTGGGATTCCGCCTATAGAAGCGGCCATAAATGGATGTAAGGTGATTTGTTCCAATCAGACGGCAATGTCAGAATTTGGCTTTTTCAAATACTTATTTGACCCCGGAGATCAGCCTGGGTTTGAATCTATGTTACGTGCAGTGCTGGATGATCAGGAATACCCTTTTGAACAAATCAAACAAGAGATCACCAGTAAATATAACTGGCAGGTGATCGCAGATAAATTTTATAATATAATTAGCAAAGATCATATATGCGCATAGCGATAATCGGGACAAGAGGTATACCAAACTATTATGGTGGTTTTGAACAATGTGCAGAGTACCTTGCGCTTGGGTTAGTGAAAAGAGGATTTGAAGTTATCGTTTACAACTCTCATAACCATCCCTGCCAGGAAAAGGAGTGGAATGGTGTTAAATTGGTGCATTGTTACGATCCTGAAGATAAAATTGGTACTGCCGGCCAGTTTATTTATGACCTGAACTGTATTCTTGATGTGAGAAAACAGCATTGTGATATCATTCTGCAACTCGGGTATACCAGTAGTTCGGTCTGGGGCTGGATGCTGCCAAAAAAAGTAGTCGTGACCACCAATATGGATGGACTGGAATGGAAGCGGACAAAGTATTCAGAAAAAGTAAAGAAATTCTTAAGGTACGCAGAAAGCCTTGGTGTTAAATATAGTGATCATTTGATCTCAGATTCTATCGGGATTCAGGACTATCTGAAAGATAAATATAAAAAAGACTCCACCTTCATCGCTTACGGGGCTACTTTATTTGAAAATCCTGATCCGAATGTGCTTCAGGAATACAAACTCGCTCCGTATGCCTACAATATGCTGATTGCCAGATTAGAGCCTGAAAATAGTATTGAAGTTATCCTGGATGGTGTAGCGATGGCGAATCTTGATATCCCGTTTCTGGTTGTCGGCAAACACGAAACCGCTTACGGAAATTATCTGAAAGCAAAATTTGCTGCCTATCCTCAAATCAGGTTTATTGGTGGTATTTATAACATTGGAATCCTGAATAGTCTGAGACATTTCTCAAAGATCTATTTTCATGGGCATACCGTTGGCGGTACTAATCCATCTCTGCTCGAGGCTATGGCATCAAGCAGTTTGATCTGTGCAAATGATAATCCTTTCAATAAGTACATTTTAGAAAGTGATGCGATCTATTTCCAGAATGCAGCCGATGTTCAAAAGCACTTATTGAAAGTAGTTTATGATCAGGATCTCTATCAATCGATGATTGCAAATAACAGGGATAAGATTACCAGGATCTATGATTGGGAATTGATTGTTGATCAATATGCAAATCACTTTGCTACCGTTAAAGGACAGATCAGCCGGTAAATCTTACCAGCTTTTTCTCAGCTTTAAAAGCAAACCATAAGAATTATAAAGTAATTTACCCTGATCAAGGGCTGTAGCAAAACCAAGACTATAGCCCTTGTTGATTGGTCTCATCCCTTCCAGATAAAAAGAAAACTGATCAACCGGGACAAAGATATTGCTGGTCTGCGGATTTCTGATCGAGCCCGTTGAACCTCCGTAAATACTCGTTCCGAAAGTACCGTAGTTCTTCGAGTAAGTAAGTTTCGTCGTGAAATCCCAATCTTGTACGCTTCCCGATAAACCGAAATGCACTGCAACTACCCGGTTATTGATAAAATTATCTGCGTACCGGTAAGCTTGCCCTTTTCGTGCATCGTCTCTTGTGGTAATTAAAGGGTTTCCAAGTCCCATACGCTTATAAGACCAGCCTTCCATATAATAGAAGTTATTGTAATAATCTTCATCACCAGATTTGGTAGGGGTAGACCACGGATAGCCTGCCTGATCTTTGGAATAAAAGAACTCAAATAATGCTTTCTTCCACTCAAAGCCACGATTTTTACGGTTGTAATTCTTATTCTCTAAACTAATCCCATTTAAACCGTCCCTGATATTTGCCAGTTTAGACAAGGCGCCGACATCGTAAAAAGTCTGGCGGTATACCATGACCTTAATACTGTTGAAATCATATTCAGCGCCCAGGTCCACAGAACCCAGCTGATTGCCAATTTTAGAAGTTGGCACGCCGGTGGCTCCGTAAGATTTACCTGTTGCTACATAAAAGAATGATTTGAGCGGAGAAAGTTTGAAATTAGGGCCATATGCTTCCTTTTCATTCCCCCAATAAACCTGGTGGTTGAACCCGCCATAGAGCTTTAGTTTCCAATCTTTTCTGCCCAAACGAACATACAAAGATTTTTGATGAAAATAAGTAGCAGGGTGGGTGTTCTGGATAGTATAAACCTGGTTACTGGACTGCGAACCGGTAATCACATCCAGAATTCTTGTTTTTCCAACCCAGCCATGCACAAAGTTTCCTTTGATGGCGAAAAGCCCGTTAAATACCGGTAAAGTATAATAATTGGGAATGGAAAGCTCTATTTTTGGTATGCCCAATGCATTTCCTGAGACGGAGAAATTTCCTGAACTTAATGAGGTGTCTCCATTCAGTCCCATTACATCCTTTGTCCTTCCACCCTTTAATTGAAAAATTCCAGCCCTTACTTTGGCATAAGCTTCGATCAACTGGATTTCTGATTCCTTTCCGGCATTTGCTCTCCCGTCAAAGCCAAAACCCCAGTCTAACAGTTTTTTCTTTCCTGATACACTATCAACTGAAGATGGTATACTATAATCACGGTGAAATCTGGCGATAAAACTTGCCGATGCACCAACAGAAGGGGTTGATCCGAACTGGTTTGACCGCATCCAGAAAGGAACAACGCCGCTGGTTGTTCCGATGGCCTGAATCTCCACTTCGGCTTTTATACCTTTAAAGGTTTGTGCTTTGGTCTGGCTGGTCAGTGCCAGAAGTGCTATGGGAATTAATATTAACTTATTGTTAAGGTTTTCAATAAAACTCATCAGGATCAAGATAAAAAAAGTACGGTAGCGCGTTTGTATTAATAGAGAGCTGTTTTTGTTTAAATGAAGGTTTCTCCGAAAGTGATGCTCATTTCTTTCACCACTTCCTTGATTTCCTGTTCCTGGTCTTTAGGGTAAATCAATAAAGCATTGCCTTCATCTACGACAATAAAATTATCGAGGCCGCGGATAATAGCCAGTTTATCACTATTGATATGAATGATACTATTCTGCGTGTCTTTTATATTGATTTGTCTGGCAGATAATACATTGTTGTCATCATTTCTTGGGGCAGACTCGTACAAAGAAGCCCATGTTCCAAGATCTGACCAGCCGAAATCTGAAGGAATAGTATAAACGTTATCGGCCTGTTCCATGATCGCATAATCAATAGATATGTTTGGTGATTTTGGATAGTTTTCGCTGATGAATGTCTGTTCCTCAGAAGTATTGTATACCTCTTTTCCGCTATCAAACATTGTGTATATGGTTTCTGCGTGTTCTTTTAGTCCTTTAAGGATAGAGCCGACCTTCCAGATGAAAATACCAGCGTTCCATAGGTAATCTCCTGTTTTCAGGAATTCTTTTGCTTTTTCGAGCGAAGGTTTTTCTGTGAACTGAATTACTTTATGGAGTCCCTGATCCTGGTCTGCCGCATATTTGATATAGCCGTATCCTGTATCTGGTCTGGTTGGTGCGATCCCTAAGGTAACCAGTACGTCGTGCTGTTCTGTATAAGCTAATGCCTGCTTAACTTTATCAATGAAGATATTTTCATGTAATATGAAATGATCTGATGGGGCGACTACAATGTTTGCATCCGGGTTGATTTTGTTTAGCTTAAAAGAGGCATAAGCGATACATGGGGCGGTATTATTACGGCTGGGTTCACAAATTAACTGCTCTAAGCTAATTCCTTTTAGTTGATTTATAATAATATTGCTGTACTGACTATTAGTTACAATGTATATATTTTCAGGCGGACATAGTTTCAAAAAACGATCATATGTTAATTGAAGGAGCGATTTGCCGATTCCAAGGATGTCAAGGAATTGTTTAGGGTAGGCATTGCGGCTTTTAGGCCAGAATCTGCTGCCGACTCCGCCGGCCATTATCAATACAAAGTTGTTGTTTTTCATTTTTTCTGGTTGAATGGGTTTGCTCTTAAATGGTTGAAAATCTTATGTTTATTTATGTATCTGGTTCTTTTTTGTTTCGTTTTAGCAGTTTATTAAACAATAATAAGGTATAGCCTGAGGTTTTAATGGCAGTTATTCCCCTTGATTCTAAAATTATTGAATTATTCCTTATAAACTGCTGGTGAATTCAGGAGTTAATGATTTTTTAACCTTAATCTCATCCTCTTCTTGCAAATGTATTTATTTTTATGTTATTATAATTATGTTTCTATTGCTATTTGCGTTTAATAAAAGGCTTGTTATGTTAATATATTGAATTTAAGTGAAAATTTAATGCTGTGTTAATGAGGTAAAATCCTTAAGAGTGTTATATTTGTACCTATAACATTTCTACTTATGACTAAATTAAAACCCTCACTCGTTATTTTGGCTGCCGGAATGGCGAGCCGTTATGGTGGCAATAAACAAATTGAGTCTTTTGGGCCTTCCGGAGAAACCATTATGGAGTATTCAATTTTTGATGCCATTAAAGCAGGGTTTGGTAAGGTGATCTTTATCATCCGTGAAGAATTTGCTGCTTCTTTTAAAGCTGCTATTGAACCTAAGCTTGCGGGTAAAATTGGGCTGGACTATGTTTACCAGTCTCTGGATAAATTTAGTGGCGGCCAGGAGATTTCTGCTGAACGTACAAAACCATTTGGGACACAACATGCGCTGTTATGTACAAAGGAGGTTTTAGATGGGCCTTTCGCAGTGATCAATGCGGATGACTTTTATGGTGATGATGCATTTAAGCAAGCTTACGATTTTCTGACTACAGAAGCCGCAGCAGGAAAATATGCCTGTATCGGATATGAACTTAAAAATAGCTTAAGTGATCATGGCTCAGTGACCCGTGGTCAGATTAATGTGAATGCAGCCGGTCATATTACGGGGATCACAGAGCGTAAAGAAGTGGTTAAAAAGGATGGTAAAGCAATCGCAAAGGATGGGGATACGCTGATTGAATTACCGCTGGATACCAAAGTAAGTATGAACTTCTTTTGCTTTACGCCGGAGTTTGTGAATTGGAGTGAAATTGGTTATCTTAAGTTTCTTCAGGAAAATGTAAATGACCTGAAAGCTGAGTTTTTAATCCCGGAAGTTGCAGATCAGCTGATCAATGCAGGTGAGGGGGTAGTGAAAATGATCCCAACTCAATCTAAATGGTTTGGTGTGACTTTTAAAGAAGATGCACAGATCGTTAAAGAAAGACTATTGGAGCTGACAGCAGAGGGATTGTATCCTGCTGATCTGTGGAAATAAAAATCAGGATAATCAACCATTAAATTTATAATGATGACTAAGAAAATTTTAATTACCGGTGGTGCCGGCTTTATCGGTTCCCATGTAGTGCGCAGGTTCGTGAAGAGCTATCCCGATTATCAGATCGTAAACCTTGATAAATTAACTTATGCAGGGAATCTTTTAAATCTGACTGATATAGAAGCAGCGCCAAATTATGAATTTATAAAAGGCGATATTGTGGATGCCGCTTTTATAGCTGAGCTGTTCCGTACGGCGCAATTTGATGCCGTTGTCCATTTGGCTGCCGAATCACACGTGGACCGTTCTATTTCCAATCCGATGGAATTTGTGATGACCAATGTGATTGGGACAGTTAATCTGCTGAATGCTGCAAAAGAACATTGGAAAGGCGACTACGCGAATAAGCGTTTTTATCATGTTTCCACAGATGAAGTTTATGGAGCACTAGGTGAAACCGGTATGTTTACCGAGACTACCGCTTATGATCCGCATAGCCCTTACTCTGCTTCTAAAGCAAGTTCGGATCACTTTGTTCGTGCTTACCACGATACCTATGGCCTGGATGTGGTGATTTCCAACTGCTCGAATAACTATGGCTCTCATCATTTTCCGGAAAAACTAATTCCGCTGGCGATCAATAATATTAAAAATAATAAAGCAGTACCTGTATACGGTAAAGGTGAAAATGTGCGCGACTGGCTTTGGGTAGAAGATCATGCCCGTGCGATTGATGTAATTTTCCACCAGGCAAATGCAGGAGAAACCTATAATATAGGTGGTCACAATGAATGGAAAAACATTGACCTGATTAAATTGCTTTGCAGGATTATGGATGAAAAACTTGGGCGTTTATCCGGTACCTCTGAACAATTGATTACTTATGTGACCGATCGTGCAGGCCACGATTTGAGATATGCAATTGATTCTTCTAAACTTCAGGAAAAATTAAACTGGGTACCCAGTCTTCAATTTGAAGAAGGCCTGGCTAAAACTGTAGATTGGTATCTTGAAAATGAACAATGGCTGGATGATGTGACTTCGTCAAATTATCAGTCTTATTATGAAACGCAATACGCAGAAAGATAAATGGATATATTAGTATTAGGTGCATCTGGTCAGCTGGGTAGCTGTATCAAAAAAGTAGCTTCGCAAAAACAGTTCGGTTCTATCTCTTTTCCTGATGAAAGTGCAGGGAATATACTGGATTATGCAGGGCTTGAAAAATTATTTATCGCAGAGCAGCCGAAATTCGTGATTAACTGTGCGGCTTATACCGCAGTAGATAAAGCAGAAGATGATGTGGAGCTTTGTGAGCAGATCAACAGGGATGGTGCAAAGAATATTGCACTGCTTTGCCAGGCTTACGGTGCGGCAATGATTCATGTTTCTACTGATTTTGTCTTTGCTGGTAACAGTGTTAATCTATTGAAAGAAGAAGATACTGCTGAACCTGTTAATGTTTATGGCGTGACTAAGCTGGCGGGTGAAAAAGATATTGCAGCTGTTTTGTCTGCGCATTTCATTGTACGTACCAGCTGGTTGTATTCAGAATATGGAAACAACTTTGTGAAAACTATGCTGAAATTAGGTGCAGAAAGAGATGAGCTGAATATTATTGCTGATCAGATTGGTACGCCGACTTATGCGATCGATCTGGCAAAAGCAATTTTGGCTATTATTGAATCCGGAAAGGCGGCTTACGGTGTTTACCACTACAGCAATGAAGGGGTCACTTCCTGGTACGATTTTGCACAGGGTATTTTTGAAATCAGTGATACACAGGTGAAATTATTCCCTATTCCTACTTCTAAATATCCAACCAGGGCAGTAAGGCCGAAGTTTTCTGTCATGGATAAAACTAAAATTAAAGAGACTTTTGATTTAGAGATCCCATACTGGAGAGACAGCTTATTAGTTTGTATTGATCAATTGGCTTTAATTAACGCACCTCAAATTTAAAATATGAAAGGAATAATTCTGGCAGGAGGAAGTGGAACACGTTTGCACCCCCTGACTCTTGTGATGAGTAAACAAATGATGCCGGTTTATGATAAGCCGATGATCTATTACCCGCTGTCAACTTTGATGCTGGCCGGCATCAGGGAAGTGCTGATTATCTCTACACCTCACGATTTGCCTAACTTTGAAAAACTGCTGGGTGACGGAAGCCGTTTGGGATGTAAATTCTCCTATGCTGTACAAGCTGAGCCGAATGGATTAGCGCAGGCTTTTGTGATTGGTGCTGACTTTATTGGAAAAGATAAAGTTGCGCTGGTGCTGGGTGATAATATTTTTTACGGAGAAGGGATGTCTAAATTATTGCAGGCAAGTGCAGATCCTGAAGGGGGTGTTGTTTTTGCCTACCAGGTTTCTGATCCGGAACGTTACGGTGTTGTGGAATTTGATGAAGATAAAAAAGCGGTCTCTATTGAAGAGAAACCAGTTCAGCCTAAATCTGATTATGCAGTTCCTGGCTTGTATTTTTACGATAATAGTGTCGTAGAGATTGCGAAAAATATCAAACCTTCTCCGCGCGGTGAATATGAAATTACAGATGTGAACAAAGTTTATCTGGAGCAGGGGAAATTAAAAGTTGGTGTGCTGAGCAGGGGTACGGCCTGGCTGGATACTGGTACATTTAACTCTCTGATGCAGGCCGGGCAATTTGTTCAGGTTATTGAAGAACGTCAGGGGCAAAAAATTGGGGCGATCGAAGAAGTCGCTTACCGGATGGGTTTTATAGATGAAGCGCAACTGACTGCTATAGCTAACCCTTTGGTTAAAAGTGGTTATGGACAATACTTATTGAAGTTACTGAAGTAAATTTATTTTTACAGCTTTTTGCTGTGCTGAAAAGATCCCCCGGATACCCATCCGGGGGATCTTTTTTTTTTGAAATATCACTATAGGTTGTACGGAATGTTTTCAGGTTGTTTCTCTTTTTTTCGTATTGAAGTGTTATTCAGGTTATTTTATTCTTAAATGAAATCTAAAAAAAGCTTTTAAAACCATAAGGAGTATAGCGCTTTTATTTTGTTCAATTATTGTTAAATTTTGATTAAATAATAAATATTCGGCTATAAAAAACTTTTTAAGTTAAATATTGCAATAAAATTGATAATTCTCTTTGCGATTGACGCTTATTTGCTATATTCGTGTGTCTATAAATAAATCTCCCTATGCAAACACGTTATTTATACCTTTTGAGGTATGTTTTACCCGTCACTGACCTGTTAATGCTTAATCTGGTTTACTTTGCCGCCTATGATTTAAGTATTTACATGGGAAAAAATGTTTCTTATGAATTATTACATCATTATGTGATTGTATGTAATCTGATTTGGGTGTTTAATGCCTTGTTTTTTGGTATGTATACCGAATATGGAGCAAGGCGCCTGGAGCGTATTTACAGGAGTACCTGGAGAAGTGTACTGATGCATGCTGTGTTATTTTCGGCTTACCTGTTATTGGAAAAGAATATAGACTTTTCAAAAACCTTCATTGCGGTCTTTTATTTCCTGCTTTCCAGTGCATTTATACTAAATCGTTTTGTAGGAACATCTTTGCAATTTCTGTTAATCAATAAATTCCACGTGACAAAAAAGGTGGCTGTAATGGGAGGTAATCCTACAGGCAACCGGCTGGCCAGCTATCTGACCAAACAAAATAACGTAGACTTTTATGGGATTATAGCGGAGCAGGATGAAGACTTTTACAGTGATAAAACAGGCCTGATCTCTGACTTTGCTATTGCTGAAATGAAGGCAGCAGCAGCAGGTGGTGTCAAAGACTTATATGTTTCAGTTCCGCCCGAAAGAATGTCAAAAATGCATTCTCTGGTTAGAGAGGCAGATAAACAATGTCTGCGCCTGAAATTCATTCCTGATATAGCAGGAACTTTGGATGCGCCCTATACCATGAGTTATATGGGTGATGAATTTC
The sequence above is drawn from the Pedobacter cryoconitis genome and encodes:
- a CDS encoding alpha-2,8-polysialyltransferase family protein translates to MLIIVGSPWQALLAKSYILKENITDPQYIIEKSSPKSFAEIIKILDAEQDSIRMIIEWSQLSVLSRAKANIASSYIDAVKQALQHDYFKTVETILVFSEQTVLFKIIYDLFGDDKTYIKSEDGILDYLPELKHHSLLKQIAGYLFIQSKVKYYVYKNYYPVFSQVIMFSKVEEVSPERYVPLASLKKEFLTVLKTAYQITEGSDTFKGKDVLLLCQSLSEDKVVPLEEELKLYEKFIQRCNDLKMTVIIKPHPRSCPEKIEALSKLTSNRVEFFEDYGIPAESMLLNGKFKEVVGVYSNTIIYAHEFFGVKGISLLTPQMIERLARKEKKKFTYIYAQLRKYFSNEYTVFQ
- a CDS encoding glycoside hydrolase family 99-like domain-containing protein translates to MNLTSFLPLKMNIAILAIAIIPFTGGFQSSPKEKPAADIKLGAYYFDGWTGKYAQHISPKLMNSFANRKPKWGWITSSQSVVDQQITAASNAGLSFFSFCWYYSGKDKFKTEPLNNALKYFQKSANTSKMEYCLMVANHKGFEIGTADWSTVQAEWVKQFKTPNYLKVNGKPLLIIFSVENLIKDLGSADAVKSAFQDLKTAATAGGLSGVTMAACISGDARSIKQAEDCGFDILTGYNQHSAGFTAKTTQIPIDSMRTAEKRLWNRVAKISDLPYIPVSTLNWDPRPWAAANNAYDSAPYFVGYSEKSVYNSVSGMMTWMNKNTAHTTKENIALLYAWNENGEGAYLTPSAKGPNFLRGLQKALNKQ
- a CDS encoding glycosyltransferase family 4 protein, encoding MSLIQKKIRILLDAHIFDHSFQGTATYMYGLYSALVEFEGLEISLCANDLQHLKALFPDPRFQFVQLNAGSSIKRLLTEYPKLIKEGKYDYAHFQYIVPFVKNCKFINTVHDLLFLEFKQYFPWSYRMSRKVLFWASAKRSDIVLTVSEYSRIDVSKKFLIAKEQIHVTPNAVTVSPGKVGSEINIKAKYGIEKYILFVSRFEPRKNHSGLLNAFLNLKLYEQGYNLVFIGSKKEKIEQDAFDELQMLINDDNRKYIHFLEGISWPDLNAFYQQAEVFAFPSLAEGFGIPPIEAAINGCKVICSNQTAMSEFGFFKYLFDPGDQPGFESMLRAVLDDQEYPFEQIKQEITSKYNWQVIADKFYNIISKDHICA
- a CDS encoding DUF1972 domain-containing protein; protein product: MRIAIIGTRGIPNYYGGFEQCAEYLALGLVKRGFEVIVYNSHNHPCQEKEWNGVKLVHCYDPEDKIGTAGQFIYDLNCILDVRKQHCDIILQLGYTSSSVWGWMLPKKVVVTTNMDGLEWKRTKYSEKVKKFLRYAESLGVKYSDHLISDSIGIQDYLKDKYKKDSTFIAYGATLFENPDPNVLQEYKLAPYAYNMLIARLEPENSIEVILDGVAMANLDIPFLVVGKHETAYGNYLKAKFAAYPQIRFIGGIYNIGILNSLRHFSKIYFHGHTVGGTNPSLLEAMASSSLICANDNPFNKYILESDAIYFQNAADVQKHLLKVVYDQDLYQSMIANNRDKITRIYDWELIVDQYANHFATVKGQISR
- a CDS encoding capsule assembly Wzi family protein, producing the protein MSFIENLNNKLILIPIALLALTSQTKAQTFKGIKAEVEIQAIGTTSGVVPFWMRSNQFGSTPSVGASASFIARFHRDYSIPSSVDSVSGKKKLLDWGFGFDGRANAGKESEIQLIEAYAKVRAGIFQLKGGRTKDVMGLNGDTSLSSGNFSVSGNALGIPKIELSIPNYYTLPVFNGLFAIKGNFVHGWVGKTRILDVITGSQSSNQVYTIQNTHPATYFHQKSLYVRLGRKDWKLKLYGGFNHQVYWGNEKEAYGPNFKLSPLKSFFYVATGKSYGATGVPTSKIGNQLGSVDLGAEYDFNSIKVMVYRQTFYDVGALSKLANIRDGLNGISLENKNYNRKNRGFEWKKALFEFFYSKDQAGYPWSTPTKSGDEDYYNNFYYMEGWSYKRMGLGNPLITTRDDARKGQAYRYADNFINNRVVAVHFGLSGSVQDWDFTTKLTYSKNYGTFGTSIYGGSTGSIRNPQTSNIFVPVDQFSFYLEGMRPINKGYSLGFATALDQGKLLYNSYGLLLKLRKSW
- a CDS encoding mannose-1-phosphate guanylyltransferase; this encodes MKNNNFVLIMAGGVGSRFWPKSRNAYPKQFLDILGIGKSLLQLTYDRFLKLCPPENIYIVTNSQYSNIIINQLKGISLEQLICEPSRNNTAPCIAYASFKLNKINPDANIVVAPSDHFILHENIFIDKVKQALAYTEQHDVLVTLGIAPTRPDTGYGYIKYAADQDQGLHKVIQFTEKPSLEKAKEFLKTGDYLWNAGIFIWKVGSILKGLKEHAETIYTMFDSGKEVYNTSEEQTFISENYPKSPNISIDYAIMEQADNVYTIPSDFGWSDLGTWASLYESAPRNDDNNVLSARQINIKDTQNSIIHINSDKLAIIRGLDNFIVVDEGNALLIYPKDQEQEIKEVVKEMSITFGETFI
- a CDS encoding NDP-sugar synthase — translated: MTKLKPSLVILAAGMASRYGGNKQIESFGPSGETIMEYSIFDAIKAGFGKVIFIIREEFAASFKAAIEPKLAGKIGLDYVYQSLDKFSGGQEISAERTKPFGTQHALLCTKEVLDGPFAVINADDFYGDDAFKQAYDFLTTEAAAGKYACIGYELKNSLSDHGSVTRGQINVNAAGHITGITERKEVVKKDGKAIAKDGDTLIELPLDTKVSMNFFCFTPEFVNWSEIGYLKFLQENVNDLKAEFLIPEVADQLINAGEGVVKMIPTQSKWFGVTFKEDAQIVKERLLELTAEGLYPADLWK